The DNA segment GGAGAATCCAAACAGATCAAAGTTTTCGGTGATAGTATGCCGGAGATGAAGGATGAAATGAGTTTTCTGAGCGGATTTTTAGGATTTTGAACTAAATAAGCTCGATTCGGCGATTCAGAAGGGAATTTTAGGGTCTATAAAAGAAAAAACCCGCTTCGAAAAGCGGGTTTTAAAGTTTCATCCCTTCTTAGAATGAAAGTGTGTTGCTAGAATACTTATTTCTTCTTCGCAACTTTCTTTTTAGCTGCTTTCTTCTTCGCAACTTTTTTCTTAGCTGCTTTCTTTGCTGCTTTCTTTTTTGCAACCATTGACTTCTTCCTCCGTGTTACTAACATTAAGTTCTGAACTTAATTCAGTTCTTAATGTCGTGATTAGGGACATAATTAATGGATCAAGATAAAAATGTAAAGTGTTTTAATAAATTTTTACATTTTTTTTTAAAATTTATTTCTTACGTTAATTTTTTTAATTCTTATACTTTCTAAGTCACTTCAAGACAGATAAATGATATGTCATCGCTTGGATCTTTCTTTCCGCGATATTCTTGAATCGTTTTTAATACAAGATTCGCAAGATCTTGTGGATTCAAATCATGATGATCCGTTAGAAGTTTTATAAAATTCTCATCACCGAAAATTTCTTCGTTATCATTGAACGTTTCTGTGACCCCATCCGTGAATAAAATTAGCTTATCACCTGCATAAATCGGAATTGTTAAGTGTTTATAATCCGTTGGTAAGACTCCGAGAACTCTTTGAGTTTCGGTTCTGAGTTCTACTTTTCCGCTTTTTCTGATACAAATCGGAGAAGAATGACCCGCGTTGATATACTGAAACGTCTCTTCTTGCGAATTGTATTCTCCACAGATGAAGGTCATGAACTCGCTGCCTCTATATCTTTCTATGAGAAACGAGTTAATCACTTTAAATATCGTAGATAAATCGGATTTTTTACGAATTTGATTCTGAATAATACCGCGTATCGCACTCACAAGGTATCCGGTTCCCAATCCGTGACCCGAAACATCACCTAAAGCAAGCAACATCCTGTTGGAATTCAATTTTTGAATGTCTAAATAATCTCCGGAGATGCCAACTGCGGGAATGGAGAAAAACCCGATCTTTGTTCCTTTGATAGGTTCTCCTTCGGCGACATGAAGCGTTTTGTCAATGATCGAAGCCATATTGAGATCGCGAACGATTCTTTTTTTCTCCACCTCTTCCGCTAATAACGCGTAGTTTTGAAGAAGCATAGAGGCCATTCTCGTGCATTCCTTTAAAAAATGAAGTTCTCCCAGGTTAAAATTCTTACGATTTTTCTTTTCACCCACCAAAAATACGCCAAGGACTTCCTTTCCTTTGGCATAATTGAAAATCGGATACGTTAGCTGAACTCCCGAGTTTTGCAGAAATTTGTAAACGGATTCCCGGATTCCAAGCCCGTATGCGAGATGTGTCGTGACCGTTACTTCCGTATTGGATGCAAAATAATGCCAGATTTCCGAGCTGGAAGCGATTCTGATAAAATTTATGTTTTTGAGATCCGTCCTTGGGAATTTATCCGCGGGGATCAAAACAAGAATTTTTGTAATGTCCAACCCCTCCGAAACCATCTTCATAAGACTGTTGATCGTAGCTCTCATCGAAATCGGCGCGCTGATCATGGAAGACATCGTTTCCAATGCGGAATGTAGTTTTTGATTTCTTTTAAAACTCCAGGTTTCGACTAAATTGGAAAGTCTTCTGTTTATAGAGTTTAACGTATAAATACTCAAAGAAAGAAAAAGAACGTTGAATTCTTCCAGATATTTATCGGCAGCGATCGGATTGAATTTAAAAAAGGCGGCTAATAAGAATAAATAACCGACGGCTAAAATCAGAATCAGATAAATCGAAGTCAGCGAAGAACTAAACGCGATTTGAACGGGAACGATCGAATATGTGAACGTTCCATAGATGATCAACACCGGAAAGACCAAGAATGCAAACAAGATCAGTAATTTTGAAATTTCCGGTGAGATCATTTCGGAAAATTCCACGGAAACAAAAGGAAGAATGGAAATCGCACTGAAAGCGATAATCAGACTGAATTTTTTAAAAAGACTTTGCAGAGGAAAAAGATTGCGAATCGAATCCAATACCAGAATAAAAATACAGATCACCGAACAGATCAGTATCGAATACACTCCGTTGGTGGCGAGAATTCCGAAAATATGAGGATCGGCTTTCTGAGATCTGCCTACAAAACCCGCGATCAAAGAAAAAATAATTTCCGGTGCGAACCATCGAGTCGGTAATTCCTTTCCACTGAGTCGAAAGGAAATGTTTAAAATTACAAACGCGGTAAAATAGAGAAAGAAAAAGAATAAGAAATGAAATTCGTGAAATCCGACTAAAAAGAAATTAAACAGACTCAAACAGGATAAGGACCCGAACAACAGTAACATATACAGATCTCTTGTATAAAAGAAAAACCAGATAGTCACCGAAAGATATAAAAGAGAGATGAGAATGTCTCTAGTGAAATCCCGAATTACCGAATAATCGGACTTAGGAGAGAGGATAACGGGAATGGTTTCGCTAACTCCTTTATCGTAAACGTGAATTCCGTTTTCATACGATTGGCCGGACTCGGCCATCTTGACCGCAATTTCCAATTCCAGTAGGTCTACTTTTTTTCCTAAGATGTCGGGAAATTCCTCACTGGTTTGAATGATCGTTCCGTTTGGATAGTAATAAAAGGGCGGCCTTAGCGTTTCCGAAGAAGTTTGTAAAATTCCGATAAACAATGCGATGCTAAACAGGATCAGAGAAATAAAAAGCAAGAGTATATTTCTCATGAAGGAAACCTCAAGTCATAGATGGAAACCATAGGACGATTTCTCCAAGTTAAGACCAGGGGATCGCGCCCTATCTCTTCTTCGATTTCCCAACCGATCGAAAGAATATTTTTGCCGAAATTGGAATTTCGATGAACTTTAAAGTTTTTACCGGAGCTTCTGAGTGAAATTGTGCTTTCGGTTTTTCGAATCACTCCCACAAGAAGATCATAGTCTTCGTTCCAGGAAATTTCCTTTAAATAAGATTCCACTAAATTTTTTATATAATTCAGACTTTGAACGGATTTAGAGGTTCTTGCAGAGAATAGGATTCCGAGTATATAACAAAGAACTAATACTGAAACCTGATTGGTGATTCCCAGTTTAAGAATTACAAAATACGTTTCCTCCCCATCCGAATTTAGAAATTCTATCAATTCTCCGGGTTCTCTGGATAAAACTTCGGTTCGAATGTTTCCGATCATCGGAGGTTCGCCGGCCTCCAGAAATTTTCGAATTTTACCCGCCGTTTCCAATTCTTTTCTATACTTCTTATTTTCCGCAACTTGAGAGGATAGAATGTGATTGTGAACCGCGATCCCGCATTTTCCGGATAAAAAACTCAGATCCTGACGCACCGAATCCTTGGGAATGTTGGAAACAGCCAGAAAGCCGAATAACGTTTCTCTATAGACAAAAGGTAGAATGAAGTTCGCTCTCAGACTTACGAAGTCTTCGTTGATTTCATGATTTTGATCGGGTTCTCCGATCATCGCCCCGTTCTTTTTATTGAGAATGTATCGAAGCAGTTTTGCTTCGGGGTTGATACCGTCATGAGTGATGACTTTTCTTTGTTTCTTTTTAGCGTAAGTATAGAGTTCAAATGTCCTCAAATCGTTATTGAGCAGCGCAAGTTTTCCATAGTTGCTTTCGGTAAGACGAACCAAATCCGGAAATACGTTTTTGATCAGACCTTCGTGATCAAATCTTCGATACGCCATCCGGGAGGAGCGAGGATCGTCGCTCAAATATTCGGAGATCAGGATCGATTTCAATTTTCCACTTAGTTTTTCTTGAAGTGGAAATATGATAAAAACCGCAAATATAAGAGTGAAAAGAAGGCTGACCTCCATATAATATTCGATCGCCGCCGGAATCATGGAAAGAGTAAAAAAATAAAGTCCCAATGCGATCAGGATCGAAATTCCCTTTGAGAATAAATTGATGATTCCGGAAATGAGATAATAGTCCGTCACGAGCGAACGGAACCAGTCTCTAAATCCGGGCCAGGAATCGTCTCTTTCAGGTAGTATAGTAGGCATTTTCTTCTATGTATTTTTCAGTAAGATCGCAGCCCCAGAATTTCATAGAGGTCGCCCCAACATTCAATACTACATTCAAAGAAATTTCAGTATTATTTTTTAGATAATCGGAAAGCTTTTTTAAGGTTTCAGGGGTTGCTTCCTTTACCGGTAAATTTCCGAAATAAATTTCCAACGGTGCAAACGGAATCGGCTCGTCAAAGACCTTGCCGACTGCCATAACCAATCTTCCCCAGTTGGGGTCTCCACCGTAAATAGCCGTTTTTACCAAAGGAGAATTTAAGATGGACTTACCTATCTTCCGCGCCTGAATCTCGTCTCTTGCGGAAGATACTGTCAACTCAATCAATTTCGTCGCACCTTCGCCGTCGATCGCGATGAGTTTGGTAAGATCGATGCAAATCTCTTGGAGTGCGTCTGAAAATTCCTGAACATCTGCTTCTCCTGCGAGTCCGTTGCAAAGCAGCGCCACTGTATCCGAGGTGGAAGTATCCGAATCGATTGTAAGACAATTGAAACTCCGATCCACGGAGGACATCAACACGGAATAAAGATTTGCAGACTCAGGAAGAGAAACATCGGTGAGAATATAACAAAGCATCGTCGCCATATTCGGTTCGATCATCCCCGCGCCCTTTGCGATACCGTATATCGTTCCTTCTCCCGATTTTGTTTTGATTTTTCGAAAAGAAATTTTTTTCCGAGTGTCTGTGGTCATGATCGCTTCCGCGACTTCTTCCAAGTTTCCGGGTTTTAAAAATTCTTTCGCCTTTTTACAAGCGGGAAGAATGACTTCCATTTTCAAAGGTACTCCGATCACACCGGTCGAGGAAGGAAGAACTAACGTTTCGGAAATACCAAGAGACTCTCCAATCGTTTTGCAGATTTCCCTGGAGTTTTGAATTCCTTTTTCTCCGGTTGCCACATTTGAATTTTTAGAATTAATCACGATGGCCTGAAGTCGTCCGGATTGAATGTGTTCTTTTCCAACGATTACGGGTGCGCCGGGATAATTGTTTTTTGTAAATACCGCAGCGGATTTGCAGGGAACTTCGGAATAAATTACACCGAAATCTTTTGTTTTATCTTTGATTCCAATATTGATTCCGAAAGAAGAAAAGCCCTTAGGCATGGTCATAGGATTCCTCACGAGTCGATTGGATCTATGTTTGGAAAATTCTTCCTGCAGGAAAGAAGAAATTTAGGACGGTTTGGGCACGTAACGGATCGGAATCGTAGCCGAAAAAACGGTTCCGCCTTCCGGATTGTCGAAAACTTTTATGGACCCATGATGAAGACGAACGATATGTTTTACGATTGATAAACCGAGCCCGGTCCCGCCCTCCTTTCGGGAACGGTTTTTATCCACTCGGAAGAATCTTTCAAAAATTCTACTTTTATCCTCGTCTTGAATACCGATCCCTTGATCGATCACTTGAAATTGAACTTGGTCGGGTTTTACCGGAAGAATTCTCAATGTAATCGTTTTTCCATCCGGAGAATATGAAGACGCGTTTGAAATGAGATTGAGAAGCATGTGTTCCAAAAGAACCCAATCCGCAGCGATCATCAAAGGCTCCTGCATCTCCACTACGAATTTCTGATTTTTCGGGGATACGACACCTTCCACTGTATAACTCAGATTTTCAACAAGGGACTTGAGAGAAAATTCTTCGTCTCCGGAAATCGCGGTTTGATTTTCGATTCTTGTGATCGTAAGCATGTCTTCTACGATACGTACCATTCGATCCGTATTTCTGGAAATGGCGTCTAAGAATCTTTTTTCATGACTTTCCGGCGATAACTTTAATCGATCCAATAAAGTTTCGGTATAACCTTTGATGGAAGTGATCGGAGTTTTGAGTTCATGAGAGGCGTTTTGAACAAACTGCTCCCGAATGATATGAGATTGTTTTTCTTCCGTGATGTTTCGGATAACGCCGATATACATTAGAATTTTTCCGTTTGTTCGGAGCGGATACATCTTGATCGTATAAAAATTTTGTCCAAGATCCAATTCCATTTTAGAATCTCCCGAACCTTTTAGATGACTCAATACGAATTCTAAAAGTCGAGGATCTCTTGTTGCATCTGTTACCTTTCTTGATCTAGAGTCGGGTTCGATCAAGGAGCCCGGAATACTTTTGTTTTGAAAAAGAATGGAAGTATTTTCCGGGTCGATCGCGAAAACACCTTCTTTTAGATTTTGCAAAACCGAATCGAACTTTTCTTTTTCGATCGTTAAATCCACGAATTGATTTTTAAGTCTCGTGGACATCAGGTTGATGGAGGAAGCTAGGTTTGCGAGTTCGCTGATAGCTGAAAGAGGAAGTTCTGATCCGAAATCACCCGCGTTGATATCCCCTGTTTTTTTTTCGATTCGATCCAAGGGTTCGGAAACACTTTTTGCGATCGAGTAGGACATGTAGAATGTTCCGAACATCGCAAAAAGAACATAAAAGGAAAAAAGTAGAATTTTAAGATCGGAATGAACGTATTGTTCCGCGAAAAGAACCGCTCCCGCGGCTACGAGGAGTACTAGCAAAAGCAGCCAGTTACTAAGAAGTAGTTTTGAAAATAAGCTACGCCTCATTGAATCTATAGCCGATTCCGCGTATCGTTTCGAGTCTTTCTTTTTCTTCCCCGAGCTTATCGCGTAATCTCTTAATATTTACGTCGACAGCTCTGTCGGTAACGTAAATATCTTTTCCCCAAACCCGATCCAATAGTTTATCTCTCGTAAACGCTACACCCGGGTTTGTCATAAAAAGATTCAAGATCTTGTATTCGATTAAGGTTAAATCCACTTCGGAGTTGTTGATAAACGCTTTGTGCGCTTTTAAATTCAGAAAGATGTTACCGATTGTAATGTTTCCTTCAAATTGCTCCTCTTCTTCCCCTTCTTTAGATCTTCTCAATACCGAACGTACTCTTGCGATCAATTCTCTCGTACTAAACGGTTTACGAACATAATCGTCGGCCCCTAGTTCCAGTCCGAGAACCGCTTCCGTTTCTCCTGATTTTGCGGTAACCATAATGATGGGCATTGAATATTTTTCTTTGATCTTTTTGCAAAGATCCATTCCGCCGATTCCGGGAAGCATAAGATCAAGAATGACTAGATCAGGCGTATTTTTTTCGAGTTTTGGAAGGACTTCCAAACCGTTTTGGCAAGTGTCTACTTGGTAGCCGTTTTCTTCCAAGTGGAATCGGATCAGCTCGGCAATATCTTCCTCATCGTCCACAACGAGAACTTTTTGTCCCGGGTTCCCTGATTGATTTTTCATAAGTCCTATTCTTTTGTTCCGATTTAAAACATGTCCCCAAATTATCGAGGTTTGACGGAAAAGAGCAGCTTTTGTTTTCTTATTTTCAATCCTTGAAAAACGAAAATCGTAAGCTCCTTTTTACAATGTTATGATATTATAGACCGGATAGAGTTTATTATTCTAATATTTCAGAAATTGGTTACAATCAGAATACGAAAAAATTACAAACTCCAGAAAATGGATTCTCTTGTTTCTTTTAAATGACAGAGAGAAAACAAAAGTTAGTCTTTATCGCCCAACTGAGAATTGATCTTTCGGATTAGGGACCTTTGGCGGAAAATGGAAAAAACCAAAAATCCGGCCAAAAGAACGGATCCGATTAGATAAACTTCATTGAGACTTTTGAGTCTTGTGTGTTCTTCTTCGATCGCTTTGATCGATTCCAGATGAGAAATTAAAAAGTAGAACTTATCCGAGTCCGGCCAGCTTTTTTTGGCTTCCTCTCGAATCTGAGTGATCAGAATCACGGCGTCTTCCTTTTTCATTTTTTGAATGATAGGAAATACTGTATCCAAATCCGCGTTCAAATATTCTTTTGCGCCCATCACTGGTTTGGTTACCGTTTCTGTCAAAATCGGATCGGCCTCAACGTTGCGCGCAGTTGTTAATAATAACAAAACAAAAAGGGAAATAATCGAAATTCTAAAAGTAGTTTGGTTCATTCAAAAAAGCCTAATTTATTTTTCCATTCTTTGGTGTACGGATTTCTATAATAGACAAGATAGATTCCCGCCAAAATTGCGAAAACACAAAAGAGAATGCTGCTCGTAATCAAAATCAAGGGTAGAAGGCCGGTCTGGATTAAAAATTCAGTATCCAGAAAAAAGAGAACGGTAAGCGGAGAAAATCCCAGTAGAAAAAGACCAGATAGAATGATTCTCATATGTCGCACAGGAATGATATGCAACATCACTCTGCGTTTTAGGTCGGGAGGCACAGGAGTATCTTCGGATTGATTGAGAGGCTCTCCCTCGAAAAAATGAAGCCTTTCCTCGAGATCGGCCGGAACGGATTCGATCGGAAAGACCGGAGAAACGGAATCATTCTTTTTTTTCATTTTCTTCCTTGTTTAACCAATCTCTCATAATTTCCTTTCCTCTAAAAATATAACTCTTTAGGGTGTTCATTTTCAAGTTTAATTTTTTCGAAATTTCTTTATAAGACATATTCTCAAAATAATGGAGAGTGATCGGTTTGCGATACAGCTCGGGCAAACTTTCCACGAGATTTCGGATTTTCTCGGAACCTTCCTGTTTTAGAATTTTGTTTTCCTGTTCGGAAGAGATTTCATTCTTCTTTTCCTTTGTGTTTTCGGCTAAGATAAGCGCTTCTAATCCGGATACTTCAGGGTGTTCCTTTCGGTATCTTCGTATGATTTCGTTTCGTGCGATCGTAAATAGCCACGTGGAAAATTGGGATCGTCCTTGGAAGGTGGATAAACTTTCAAAGGCTTTTAAAAATATGTCCTGGGTGAAATCTTCGGCCTCCGTTTTGTTTCGAAAGGCCTTGATTGCTTGAGAATAGATCAGTCCTTGATAACGGTTCATCAATAACTCGAAAGAATTGAAATCGCCGTGTAAGACTTTTTGAATGCAAACCCAATCTTCCGGGTTGCATACAATGGGAAGGTTTTCCCTCATCGAGAAAATTTATAGTAACAGAGTAATCCTAAACCGGTTCCAAGTGGAACGAGTCCGCCGAGCATTGCAAGAGACTGTCCGAGAACGGAAATAAATCCGATGGAAAGGGCGATTCCGACAAAACTTAGGATCAATCCAAGAAAAAAAGAATATGTTCTGAGATCAAAGGACTCCTTTTTATAAAGGCCCGCTTTGATGATCTCAATTCTTTGTCTATACCACCAGTAAAAAACAAAAAACAACAGAGCACATCCGAAAACGATCCCGAAAATGGGAACTAAGTAAAGTATCGCTTTGTAGTCGGATCCGGAACCTGAACTTTGCTCCTGAAGGTGTTTCAGGATCAAATCCAGTGTCTGTAATAATTTTGCTTTTTCTTCTGGGTTCATCTTACGATTGCCGCTTCTTTTCTATTTTCCGCTTTGGTCTTAAAGTAAGGAAATCTTTCTTCGATTCCGGGACGGTTGATCAGAGATTGATACCATTCTTCCTCTTGGAAACTTTCTTTTAGGAATGAGTTTCTGATTTCTGTTTGAAATAAGTTTTTGAGTCTCTTCATTGTTTTTACCTCCTTATAAAATTATGTCTGATAAGATTATCGACAGATAGAAAATATTCCGTCACATAATTTACCCACAATTTTCAGACGGGAAACAAGCTGAAGAAAAAAATAGGTTTTTAGTTTTTTTTGGAGAATTTACGCATCGGATCAAAAAAAGGAGGGACCCCTAAATTTGGCTCCACTTGAATCGGAGTTCTTTGAAAATCTGCGTAATCCCGCAAAAGATCGACAAGGATTTTTCCGGTCGCTCCCCAAAGAAGTCCTTCCGATAAATTGAAGTAATAGATTTCGATTTCTATAGCGCTTGTCCTTCTGATTCGGATGGAATAAAAAGGTGCGGTTCGAATTTGATCCAAATCCAACAAAATAGGACGTTCTACTTCTTCGGGGTTTGTTTTAAATTGAAATGCCCCTTTATAACGAGCGATAAACGGAGAAATGTGAAATCCTGTGTTTGTAAAAATTCCATTGTATTCTCCGAGAACTTCGAGCAGAGAACTCGGTTCTCCCATTTCTTCTTCCCATTCTCTCAGTGCGGTATGTAAAAGATTTTTATCCGTTATAGAATGTGCTCCTCCGGGAAAAGCAATTTGTCCGGGATGCGCTTTTAGATTGGAATTTCTTTTTTGAAGAATGAGGCCTTGTGATTGATCTTGGTTTTCATAAATAGAAACAATAACGGACGAGGCCCGAGTTTTTTCTTCGCCGTATGGAGATATCGGAATTCCTAAAAAGCTTTCCTGAGGGGGTGCAAGTCGATTTTTGAGCGACGGAAGATCGATTCTCATTTTTTAAATGCATTCAGAAATTTGAATGTATCTCTATACGAATTTTTTATTGATGGGAATCAATCCTTTGAGTTTTGCTTCGTAGGGGACATTTTCCAAGGCCGATAAAATGGAGGGTCCGTAGTGGATCACTTTCCATTCCGAAAAAAGATTCATCTCTCTGAGTTCTTCCAAGGTTTTCGGATTTCTCTGAGCCAGTTCCGCGATCATCTTATTGGATGGCATCATCTGATGACTCATTCTTCGAATCGACATGATGGTCTCTCTCCAGATTCTCAAACGTTTGAATCTTTCTCCTTCTTCGTTGGTCAGATTCTCGCCCGGTTTTTTAAATAGTTCCGATTTTTGAATCGGAGGTCCGCTTGGATTTGCATAAATATGAAAGAGAGTTTCCGCGTCTTTTTTCCCGAGAACTTCGGTTAACTTTGTCATATCTCTTCTAGACTTCATGAGAAGGACAACTTTTTCATTATTAAAAACACGAAACGGGGCTTTGTTGAGTTTTCTCGACTTATCGTCTCTAAAAACCAACGTATCATAGATGAATCTTCTTTCATCCGAACTATACTCAAGGATTTCCGGAAACTTATCCATAGAGACTGCGTTTCCATCCGAACCGGGTTCTTCTAATGCGATTTTTTCAAATTCGGAGACCGCTTCTTCGTAAAGATTTCTTTTGATGAGCTCCTCTTTCATCTTTCCCCAAATGGTTTCCAGATAAACCGTATCTAAAGCGGCGTATTGAAGCTGACTTTTTTCCAGAGGACGTTTTTCCCAATTAGATTTTTGTTCTTTTTTGGAAAGTTTGATTTTATGATAATAATCGACAAGATGCGTCAAAGA comes from the Leptospira sp. WS92.C1 genome and includes:
- a CDS encoding ribonuclease D, whose translation is MQINSDYIVVDTIRSLQLVLINLGQADSISIDTESSGYYTYFSKVCLIQISAKGKNYIIDPLKLHNLEGLGILFEDEKILKIFHSAIDDIKALKKDFGFKFRNIADTGFSSRLLDHEQYSLTHLVDYYHKIKLSKKEQKSNWEKRPLEKSQLQYAALDTVYLETIWGKMKEELIKRNLYEEAVSEFEKIALEEPGSDGNAVSMDKFPEILEYSSDERRFIYDTLVFRDDKSRKLNKAPFRVFNNEKVVLLMKSRRDMTKLTEVLGKKDAETLFHIYANPSGPPIQKSELFKKPGENLTNEEGERFKRLRIWRETIMSIRRMSHQMMPSNKMIAELAQRNPKTLEELREMNLFSEWKVIHYGPSILSALENVPYEAKLKGLIPINKKFV
- a CDS encoding RNA polymerase sigma factor, which translates into the protein MRENLPIVCNPEDWVCIQKVLHGDFNSFELLMNRYQGLIYSQAIKAFRNKTEAEDFTQDIFLKAFESLSTFQGRSQFSTWLFTIARNEIIRRYRKEHPEVSGLEALILAENTKEKKNEISSEQENKILKQEGSEKIRNLVESLPELYRKPITLHYFENMSYKEISKKLNLKMNTLKSYIFRGKEIMRDWLNKEENEKKE
- a CDS encoding CoA pyrophosphatase, whose protein sequence is MRIDLPSLKNRLAPPQESFLGIPISPYGEEKTRASSVIVSIYENQDQSQGLILQKRNSNLKAHPGQIAFPGGAHSITDKNLLHTALREWEEEMGEPSSLLEVLGEYNGIFTNTGFHISPFIARYKGAFQFKTNPEEVERPILLDLDQIRTAPFYSIRIRRTSAIEIEIYYFNLSEGLLWGATGKILVDLLRDYADFQRTPIQVEPNLGVPPFFDPMRKFSKKN
- a CDS encoding PP2C family protein-serine/threonine phosphatase, producing the protein MRNILLLFISLILFSIALFIGILQTSSETLRPPFYYYPNGTIIQTSEEFPDILGKKVDLLELEIAVKMAESGQSYENGIHVYDKGVSETIPVILSPKSDYSVIRDFTRDILISLLYLSVTIWFFFYTRDLYMLLLFGSLSCLSLFNFFLVGFHEFHFLFFFFLYFTAFVILNISFRLSGKELPTRWFAPEIIFSLIAGFVGRSQKADPHIFGILATNGVYSILICSVICIFILVLDSIRNLFPLQSLFKKFSLIIAFSAISILPFVSVEFSEMISPEISKLLILFAFLVFPVLIIYGTFTYSIVPVQIAFSSSLTSIYLILILAVGYLFLLAAFFKFNPIAADKYLEEFNVLFLSLSIYTLNSINRRLSNLVETWSFKRNQKLHSALETMSSMISAPISMRATINSLMKMVSEGLDITKILVLIPADKFPRTDLKNINFIRIASSSEIWHYFASNTEVTVTTHLAYGLGIRESVYKFLQNSGVQLTYPIFNYAKGKEVLGVFLVGEKKNRKNFNLGELHFLKECTRMASMLLQNYALLAEEVEKKRIVRDLNMASIIDKTLHVAEGEPIKGTKIGFFSIPAVGISGDYLDIQKLNSNRMLLALGDVSGHGLGTGYLVSAIRGIIQNQIRKKSDLSTIFKVINSFLIERYRGSEFMTFICGEYNSQEETFQYINAGHSSPICIRKSGKVELRTETQRVLGVLPTDYKHLTIPIYAGDKLILFTDGVTETFNDNEEIFGDENFIKLLTDHHDLNPQDLANLVLKTIQEYRGKKDPSDDISFICLEVT
- a CDS encoding response regulator codes for the protein MKNQSGNPGQKVLVVDDEEDIAELIRFHLEENGYQVDTCQNGLEVLPKLEKNTPDLVILDLMLPGIGGMDLCKKIKEKYSMPIIMVTAKSGETEAVLGLELGADDYVRKPFSTRELIARVRSVLRRSKEGEEEEQFEGNITIGNIFLNLKAHKAFINNSEVDLTLIEYKILNLFMTNPGVAFTRDKLLDRVWGKDIYVTDRAVDVNIKRLRDKLGEEKERLETIRGIGYRFNEA
- a CDS encoding ATP-binding protein → MRRSLFSKLLLSNWLLLLVLLVAAGAVLFAEQYVHSDLKILLFSFYVLFAMFGTFYMSYSIAKSVSEPLDRIEKKTGDINAGDFGSELPLSAISELANLASSINLMSTRLKNQFVDLTIEKEKFDSVLQNLKEGVFAIDPENTSILFQNKSIPGSLIEPDSRSRKVTDATRDPRLLEFVLSHLKGSGDSKMELDLGQNFYTIKMYPLRTNGKILMYIGVIRNITEEKQSHIIREQFVQNASHELKTPITSIKGYTETLLDRLKLSPESHEKRFLDAISRNTDRMVRIVEDMLTITRIENQTAISGDEEFSLKSLVENLSYTVEGVVSPKNQKFVVEMQEPLMIAADWVLLEHMLLNLISNASSYSPDGKTITLRILPVKPDQVQFQVIDQGIGIQDEDKSRIFERFFRVDKNRSRKEGGTGLGLSIVKHIVRLHHGSIKVFDNPEGGTVFSATIPIRYVPKPS
- the argJ gene encoding bifunctional glutamate N-acetyltransferase/amino-acid acetyltransferase ArgJ; the protein is MPKGFSSFGINIGIKDKTKDFGVIYSEVPCKSAAVFTKNNYPGAPVIVGKEHIQSGRLQAIVINSKNSNVATGEKGIQNSREICKTIGESLGISETLVLPSSTGVIGVPLKMEVILPACKKAKEFLKPGNLEEVAEAIMTTDTRKKISFRKIKTKSGEGTIYGIAKGAGMIEPNMATMLCYILTDVSLPESANLYSVLMSSVDRSFNCLTIDSDTSTSDTVALLCNGLAGEADVQEFSDALQEICIDLTKLIAIDGEGATKLIELTVSSARDEIQARKIGKSILNSPLVKTAIYGGDPNWGRLVMAVGKVFDEPIPFAPLEIYFGNLPVKEATPETLKKLSDYLKNNTEISLNVVLNVGATSMKFWGCDLTEKYIEENAYYTT